A single Anatilimnocola floriformis DNA region contains:
- a CDS encoding IS607 family transposase yields MGRSCAPATSSEWLSIGELSRRFKVHVNTARNAANAGRLRSYRLNAASFDGKSHRRFKLEDVHEWLGLTAVEQGSCSGNDSKPTVVLCARVSSSGQKEDLARQVQRLEAYANERWGEDGCTVHKYVRIASGLNYNAPGLLSLVNDILNGKLNNAFLVITHRDRLIRFGFNLLKAICETKGIQIVQIESEEPKSLIDELVADILSLSQVANMSIYGQRGNKNRARFSEVPQATFDLICNLRAKGVSVRGIHRQLEQAKANVCSDGKTFSIQVVRRIAKSVNTNSLAKPQRGAGSFDTFLRAKLRAGGPGSKVKRSRILKAYADYCEANGERRVSRKLCLEKLSEHVRKLNVSVTENGDSVLYTGLNLIPHSVTTA; encoded by the coding sequence ATGGGGCGAAGCTGCGCACCTGCAACGTCGTCTGAGTGGCTATCAATCGGGGAACTCAGCAGGAGATTCAAAGTGCATGTGAACACGGCGAGGAACGCGGCCAACGCGGGCAGGCTGCGAAGTTACCGGCTGAACGCGGCCAGCTTCGACGGCAAATCGCATCGCCGTTTCAAACTCGAAGACGTTCACGAATGGCTTGGCCTGACGGCTGTAGAGCAAGGGAGTTGTTCAGGCAACGATTCAAAGCCAACGGTGGTTCTCTGCGCCCGGGTGTCGAGCAGTGGCCAGAAAGAGGACTTGGCTAGGCAGGTTCAACGGTTAGAGGCGTACGCGAATGAACGATGGGGCGAGGACGGTTGCACCGTTCATAAGTACGTACGTATAGCATCAGGGCTGAATTACAACGCTCCTGGTCTGCTCTCGTTGGTTAACGACATTCTGAACGGCAAGCTGAACAACGCGTTCCTGGTCATCACTCACCGCGACCGGCTGATTAGGTTCGGGTTCAACCTGCTCAAGGCAATCTGCGAGACGAAGGGAATCCAGATTGTTCAAATCGAATCGGAAGAACCTAAGAGCCTGATAGATGAGCTGGTTGCCGACATTCTCTCGCTGAGCCAAGTGGCGAACATGAGCATCTACGGCCAACGCGGCAACAAAAACCGGGCGAGGTTTAGCGAAGTTCCTCAGGCCACATTCGACTTAATCTGTAACCTGAGAGCCAAGGGCGTGAGCGTGCGCGGCATTCACCGGCAACTTGAACAAGCCAAGGCCAACGTGTGTTCAGACGGCAAGACGTTCAGCATTCAGGTGGTGCGGCGAATTGCAAAAAGTGTGAACACCAACTCTCTTGCTAAACCGCAACGCGGGGCCGGGAGCTTCGACACATTCTTACGGGCCAAGCTCAGAGCAGGCGGGCCAGGTTCAAAGGTGAAGCGGTCCCGCATTCTCAAAGCGTACGCCGACTACTGCGAAGCGAATGGCGAACGACGCGTAAGCCGGAAGCTATGCCTGGAAAAACTGAGTGAGCATGTTCGAAAACTAAATGTCTCGGTGACGGAAAACGGCGATTCGGTCCTGTACACAGGACTCAACCTCATCCCGCACAGCGTCACAACGGCTTAA
- a CDS encoding Abi-alpha family protein — translation MSEGDGGINDLAGVGEVLNSEVANKAYDDGLSNAMKSTGEGLTDVVDGLRLFLLPFNLLSIARVRILRFMGIVRNDVPPERQIEAAPEIAGPVLEKLRYQRDDDPLTELYLNLLKRAIDKERRDEAHPAFASIIAQLSADEALFLYRVWKIAKDLRHSRLPLFFQANYQGTGPFGKNFDLYLTHLRGLTLLEQPEVKLQHRQQIYSGGIEDSDFTGIRVEQKINRNEIKLTPLGRLFCQAVLPDQFQGEEVTESSPD, via the coding sequence ATGAGCGAAGGTGATGGTGGAATCAATGACTTGGCGGGTGTTGGCGAAGTGCTCAATTCTGAAGTGGCCAATAAGGCGTACGACGATGGGCTATCCAACGCGATGAAATCGACGGGCGAGGGGCTAACCGATGTAGTCGATGGGCTGCGGTTATTCCTACTGCCGTTCAATTTGCTATCGATTGCTCGCGTGAGAATTCTTCGCTTTATGGGCATCGTGCGAAACGATGTTCCACCAGAGCGGCAAATCGAAGCAGCCCCAGAAATTGCCGGGCCGGTACTGGAAAAACTACGTTACCAGCGCGACGATGACCCGCTAACCGAGCTTTACTTGAATCTACTCAAGCGAGCGATTGACAAGGAGCGGCGCGACGAAGCGCATCCAGCATTTGCAAGTATCATCGCTCAGCTTAGCGCCGATGAAGCATTATTTCTCTATCGCGTATGGAAAATTGCGAAAGACCTGAGGCACTCCCGCTTGCCGTTATTTTTTCAGGCGAACTACCAGGGGACCGGACCATTCGGAAAGAACTTCGACTTGTACCTTACTCACCTGCGAGGGCTTACGTTACTTGAGCAGCCAGAGGTCAAGCTGCAACATCGCCAGCAAATTTACAGCGGCGGAATCGAGGATAGTGATTTTACCGGCATTCGCGTCGAACAAAAAATCAATCGCAATGAAATCAAGTTGACTCCACTTGGCAGGCTGTTCTGTCAAGCGGTTTTACCTGACCAATTCCAGGGTGAAGAGGTCACCGAATCTTCGCCCGACTAA
- a CDS encoding TIR domain-containing protein, which produces MRSPLLCVRLNHSFSACQGSKIALANSRSLYARMRGFTTSKERKSMPKQPYVFIGSSSEGLNAAKAIQANLEYACESHIWSQGLFGLSEGTLETLVNKVDAFDFAVLCLTPDDLTISRGEEKKSPRDNVVLELGLFMGKLGRERVYIVIDRDANAKMPSDLAGITPAAYKKPDSGNWQSALGPATTAIENEIKRLGLRKSPYYDLGFQISWFANGSGIGFHLVVTNCDVKPLPPHTLSLHRPSNSFSLFDAARAGEQLSTQVRDHSLLIWEGANADSLTFLVKHLLGIGPHRQPLTDEQVGEFVFEIKLQDSNTVLYQSKELGTLLVKLIRHFANDAKPNGVLMPDELGTQFAKFRKVPC; this is translated from the coding sequence GTGCGTTCTCCTTTGCTGTGTGTACGATTGAACCACAGTTTTTCAGCCTGTCAAGGTTCGAAAATAGCCCTCGCCAACTCACGCTCGCTCTACGCTAGAATGAGGGGTTTCACAACGTCAAAGGAACGCAAGTCTATGCCCAAGCAGCCCTATGTTTTCATTGGTTCATCATCCGAAGGTCTGAATGCGGCGAAGGCGATTCAGGCCAACTTGGAGTACGCTTGCGAGTCGCATATCTGGTCGCAGGGCCTATTCGGACTGAGCGAAGGAACTCTGGAAACGCTTGTCAACAAAGTCGATGCGTTCGATTTTGCAGTTCTCTGCCTCACTCCCGATGACCTAACCATCAGCCGGGGTGAAGAGAAAAAGTCACCGCGCGATAACGTGGTTCTGGAACTAGGCTTGTTCATGGGCAAACTTGGCCGCGAACGTGTTTACATCGTTATCGACCGAGATGCGAATGCGAAAATGCCGAGCGACTTGGCGGGAATAACGCCAGCGGCGTACAAGAAGCCAGACTCTGGCAACTGGCAATCGGCGCTTGGCCCAGCAACTACGGCAATCGAGAACGAGATAAAACGGCTTGGCCTGCGGAAGTCGCCGTACTACGACCTTGGCTTTCAAATCTCATGGTTCGCCAATGGCAGCGGAATAGGCTTTCATTTGGTGGTCACGAATTGCGACGTCAAACCTTTGCCGCCACACACGCTCTCTCTGCATCGGCCGAGTAACTCGTTTTCGCTGTTTGACGCAGCAAGAGCTGGCGAGCAACTTTCTACCCAGGTTCGTGACCACTCACTCCTCATTTGGGAAGGGGCGAATGCAGACAGTTTGACATTCTTGGTCAAGCACTTGCTTGGCATCGGCCCGCATCGACAGCCTTTGACCGATGAACAGGTTGGCGAGTTCGTGTTTGAAATCAAGCTTCAGGACAGCAACACAGTTCTCTACCAGAGCAAGGAACTTGGCACGCTGCTGGTGAAATTAATTCGGCATTTTGCCAATGACGCCAAACCGAACGGGGTATTGATGCCGGATGAGTTGGGGACGCAATTTGCGAAATTTCGGAAGGTTCCCTGTTAG
- a CDS encoding GNAT family N-acetyltransferase, producing MNAIAKFIGAFAPRMEILDYRDGGSDEPTLFSCLFDGTAVVLLADVPQSKHDSIEIRMFGIAPKMQRQGLGRRLLNEITAWADTERVVLNCEAKLIDLAAFDFTLAAYNKLLLEDGMIGKPFGNTLNDFDWSNVLIENHGFERGRGLELKRVPRKSNE from the coding sequence ATGAACGCAATCGCGAAATTTATCGGGGCGTTCGCGCCGCGAATGGAAATTCTGGACTATCGTGACGGTGGCAGTGACGAACCGACGCTGTTCTCTTGCTTATTCGACGGAACAGCCGTAGTTCTGTTGGCCGACGTTCCGCAATCGAAACACGATTCAATTGAAATCCGAATGTTCGGAATTGCCCCGAAGATGCAACGGCAGGGGCTCGGTCGCAGGCTCTTGAACGAGATAACTGCATGGGCGGATACAGAGCGGGTTGTGCTGAATTGCGAAGCGAAGCTAATCGACTTGGCGGCGTTCGACTTTACGCTGGCTGCGTACAACAAGCTGCTTTTGGAAGACGGAATGATTGGCAAACCGTTTGGCAACACCTTGAACGACTTTGATTGGAGCAACGTGCTGATTGAAAACCACGGCTTTGAACGTGGCAGAGGCTTGGAATTGAAAAGAGTTCCGCGCAAGAGCAATGAATAG